TGACTGCTCGTTAGCGACACTCTTTCTCCATTCATGTTGTTGATCAATTTTTGATTATTCACACGTCCTCGTGAAAGTGTATCTTCTATTGGTAATGAAATTTTTACATGACGTGCATTTGATTGACCATCTTAGTTCATACTTGTTAGCAACTTTCTGGCTTGCATTTTCTAGCTATGTAGCACTTGGTTGGAGTATAAAAGAATGTTTTTTCTGCTATGGGAGTGGTAGGTGAGAAGAAAAGGATTGGATGGATTAAATAAAAAGCTCTCTCCGATGTACCCAAGTGATTAATACTCGACTGTTGCAAAATTATTCCGAAACCCATATCTCATAACTTTTTTCATTATCAACTCTCAAACCAAGTTGTCTTTTCCATTATTGTAAACTCTCAGATCAAGCATCTGAGAATTGTCCAGGAAGCTAAGCCATATTAAGCTACACTTGGGAAAGTTTAAGAGGCCAAACAACTCAAAATTATAGGGATTTTAATTATACGGAAAGTTTAAGAGGCCAGACAACTTAAAATTATAGAGATTTTGATAATATAGAAGATTCAAGTCGCAGTTTGAGCTCTTCAATCATGTTTTGACAAATTAGTCACGGAGTAACTCGTaaactttcaaaattttgaattcccAGTAAATATTTGTCAAACAATCAAAAACTTGAAACTACAATCAGGCTACGCAGAGAGATTTGGATTTTTATTCAAGGGGGGGCTGCCCTTATCTACTTAAACACAGACGGGGGGAAAAGGATCTCTGTAAACGTCCAATTTATCTTTACATACACGACGAATCAGATGGTAGCTGTGAAAGCCACAAGATCATGTGTAGCAGAATAATTTACAGTGATGGCATAGCAGTGATGGCATAGCAGGATGAAGATATTGACAGGTGGCACATCTTATGATGGATGAAATATTCTTCATCATGCTCAGTTACTGCAAAAGGTGAATTGTTTTTCAAGAGTGCAACCACAGGCGGTCATGCAATCGCTCTTCACCAGCACCAAACATTTCATCAACCCTTTCACCATCTctataaaaatgaaaagttgGCGTATACCGAATATGCTTTGTTGTATCTGGACATTCATCAATATCAGCATACACAAAGGAAAGCTTGTTAAACTTGTTACTCAACTGGCAGAATGCAGGAAATATCTGGCTGCAAACATGACACCTGGAAATGAAAGATCAATAAGCCTTAGCAACTGATCCAGTAGAAAGGCAACTAGGTTATCTTCAAATCTCACATCATCACCTTTCATATCAAAAC
The Coffea arabica cultivar ET-39 chromosome 6c, Coffea Arabica ET-39 HiFi, whole genome shotgun sequence genome window above contains:
- the LOC113694761 gene encoding thioredoxin-like 3-3 — protein: MENEGDKEERPNLGSHSHGNLVAASGDENLKEIFHHIRTSRAPAVINYGASWCHVCSQIFPAFCQLSNKFNKLSFVYADIDECPDTTKHIRYTPTFHFYRDGERVDEMFGAGEERLHDRLWLHS